DNA from Synechococcus elongatus PCC 6301:
CTGGTCTTGGGACTGGCGATCGCGCTGCTCTTGCATCAACCGAGCCGCTGGCGCGGCCCTTTGCGAACGATCGCGCTTTTACCGTGGGTGCTGCCGACAGCGGTGATGGCCTTAGGCTGGGCTTGGATTTTTAACGATCCCTACGGCGTCTGGAATGACTGGTTGCAGCAGCTGGGTTGGATTGCAGCCCCGATCAACTGGCTGGGCAATCCGCGCTGGGCTTGGCTGACCTTGGTGGCGGCCGACGTTTGGAAGACCACACCGTTTGTGGCGATTCTGCTGCTGGCAGGGCGTCAGGCAATTCCTGAGGATCTCTACGAAGCCCACTGTCTGGAAGGGGCAACGGCTTGGCAGAGCTTTTGGCAGATCACCCTGCCTTTACTGCGTCCACAGCTGGCGATCGCGCTTTTATTTCGATCGGCTCAAGCCTTTGGTCTATTCGATCTGGTCAAAGTGATGACGGGAGGCGGGCCAGCGAACTCAACGGAAACCTTAGCGCTCTATGCCTACACCACCGCGCTGCGCTACCTCGACTTTGGCTACGGCGCGACGTTGGCGATCGTGACAGCTGCAATCCTCGCCGCTGGCCTCGGTCTGATCTGGGGCTTGGGTCGATCGCGTTCCACCCCGTCGGGAGGACTGTGATGAAACCTCGATTCCGCTGGGCGATCGCTGCTCTCGCCCTCAGTCTGTTCTCCCTTGCGCCAATCCTCTGGCAGCTCCTGACCTCGATCAAGGTCAACGCTGACATCGCCGCCATTCCCACGATCTACTGGCCCCGCCAGTGGACGGTGGAACATTACCAAGCCCTCTGGCAACAGACCCCCGCTTTTGGTCGCTATTTACTGAACAGCGCCGTAGTCTCTGCTATTGCGACTCTCGCAGCTCTGCTGATCGGAACACCCTGCGCCTACGCGATCGCCCGCCGCCGCGATCGCAGCAGTCAAGTCTTGGTAGGAAGCCTACTGCTGGTGACCCTGTTCCCCTACGTTCTGCTGTTTCAAGGACTGCTGGAAGTGGTGCGCTGGTTGCAGTGGGGTAATAACTACGCAGCGCTAGTGGTGCCCTACACGGCGCTGAATCTGCCGCTGGTGATTCTGCTGCTGCGCAGCTTTTTTGAGCAACTGCCGCCGGAGCTGGAGGAAGCCGCTCAGATCGACGGGCTCTCGCTGGGGCAGCGGCTTTGGCTGATTTTGGTTCCGCTGACGGCTCCAGCGTTAGTGACAGCAGGTATCCTCGCTTTCATCTTTTCTTGGAATGAATACGTTTTGGCCCTCAGTTTTATTTCCCAGCAAGCGCTGAAAACTGTGCCGATCGCCGTGGCCGAAATTGGCGGCATCTCAATTTTTGATGTGCCCTACGGTGACATTGCAGCCGCTACCGTAGTGGCGACGCTGCCCTTGATCGGTTTAGTCTTGGTGGCGCAACGGCGCATCCTAGAAGGATTAACAGCCGGAGCAGTGAAGGGCTAAATCTATGGCGTCATTTGCCCTCGAACTGCGTCAACTGCGCAAAGCCTACAGCCCAAGCGTGGTGCCGGTGGCGAACCTGTCGCTCCAGCTCCAGCCCGGTGAATTTCTAACGCTGCTGGGACCGTCTGGTTGCGGTAAGTCCACGACCCTGCGCCTGATTGCCGGCTTGGATCAACCCACGAGCGGCAGTATTTGGCTGGGCGATCGCGAGATCACGACCTTGCCACCGGGCGATCGCGATATGGCCATGGTTTTCCAGAGCTATGCCCTCTATCCACATCTCAACGTGCGCCAAAACTTGACGCTGGGTCTACAAATTCGTCGCACGTCCGCCGCAGAAATTGAGCAGCGCCTGCAACAGGTCGCCCACAATCTTGAGCTGGATCATCTGCTCGATCGCCGACCGGCCCAGCTCAGTGGCGGTCAGCGCCAGCGAGTCGCCTTAGGAAGAGCCCTCGTGCGGCAACCCTCGGTTTTCCTGCTCGATGAACCCCTCAGTAATTTGGATGCGCTACTGCGCGAGCAAGTGCGTGCCCAGATGAAAGCGCTGTTTAGTCAGCAAGCCTCGCCGGTGGTCTACGTCACCCATGACCAAACCGAAGCGCTGAGTTTATCGCACCGGATTGCCATTCTCAATGGTGGGCATCTGCAGCAACTCGACAGCCCCGATCGCATCTACCAAGCACCCGCCAATGCCTTTGTCGCTGGCTTCATCGGCAGTCCCCGCATGAATCTGCTGCCACTTCCCATTCACTCCGGTCAGGCTTGGTTGGGATCACGCGCCTTGCCAATCCCCTCTCATCTCGCGGCGCGATCGCAGGTTTTGTGGGGATTGCGACCCGAACATCTCAAACTGGCGACCCCAGAGGTTGAGCGAGCGATTCCGGTTCAGCTGCACTTGACTGAGAATCTAGGGATGCAGCGCTTGTTGACCGTGGCGATCGCAGCGAATCCTGAAGTACGCCTCCGCCTGCTGATGCCCAGCGATCAACCCATTCCCACGGATCTACAGGTCACGTTCGAACCTGAAAGTCAGCACTGGTTTTGCCCATCCACCGGCGATCGCCTGTAGGTCTCAGGACCTACGGACTCAATTGCAGCGTTGTTCTTGCCGCAGGAAGGTATCAGCTTCAGGCTGTGCTCCCGGATCAATTTGCCGCGCCGCCCGTAACCCTGACTCGATCGCCCCTTCGACCCAGCCGGACTTCATTGTTGTGAAATCACCTGCGAAGTGAATTAAGCCCTCTGGCGTCGTCCACTCACGAATCATCCAGGCTCCGCCGAGCGGTGGCCCACCAAAGGAGCCCCGAATCCAAGGTTGTTCCCCCCAGGCAAAATCAGCCAGCGTCACCACTTCATCAAACAAGTCCGGTAGATCGGAGCGGAACTGATCGACGATTGCCTGTGCCCGCTCTGACTTGGGCCGAGCCAGCATGGCATCCTTGTTGCGACCATTGAGGTAGAAGAAGGTATTGCCATAGCCCCCGCCCTCGTTACCTGTAATATCGATCACCCGTTCCCAAGGGCGATCGGAACCAGCCATGGGCCAGCCGTGGACATTCTGAGCCAACCAAACAGGCGATCGCGTCTGGGCAATCACCTTGACGGTTTGCTCCCATTCCATCTCGGCAAACATGCGCCGTTTCCCAGCCGACCAGCCGGGCCGAACTGCAACTTCTGGCAGAACCGTGAAGGGAATGGTCGAGATAATGGCGTCTCCCTGAAACGTCCGTCCATCTTTGACCGTGACCGTCGCCCGATTAGCCTGCTGATCGATCGCGACAACAGGAGCGTCTAGGATGAAGCGTTCCGAGCCGATTGCGGCAGCCATTGCCTTAGGCAGCCGATCGTTACCCCCTTGGATACGAAACAAATTTTGATCACCGAAATGGTAGGCCAAATCGGGAATCACGCCCAAAGCAGGTGAGCTGCTGGTGAAAGTCCCACCGTGGGCATCAAGTAGCTGAATAAAAGCCTCAGAGCCCCCGACTTGGCGGATGAGCTGGGACAGCGTCAGATTATCGAGTTGCTGAATGGCTTGAGCATCGGGCCAATTGGCATCCAGCACCGTATCGGTGTCGAGCCCATTCAGAATCAAGTAAGTGTTCAGAAGTGAGGCGACACTGACTCGTCGCTCTTGCGGGGCTAAATCCCAAGGCCAGCGACTCAGATCTGCCGCATCCGCTGTCTTGCCGTCGAACAGATACCGAGGCAAGCCATCGTTGAGGGTCAGCAAGGGTAGTTTGAAGTGTCGGATGTAGCTGAGTACGTAGGGCATGTTGGCTCGAAAGTGCCCACCGCCTGCCTCGCTGAACTGACCGCCCTTCAACGGCACCGACAGTAGTCGCCCGCCAATTCGGTTTTGGTATTCAATGACCGTAACTTGGTGACCCCGCCGGAGTAACGACAGCGCCGCCGTCAAGCCTGCCATGCCAGCCCCAAGCACCAACACCGATCGCTTTCTAACTGGCGTAGAGCGAGTCTGGGCTTGTCCTCCTGCCGCCAACGTGCCAGCGAGTCCGGTCGTTGCTGCCGCACCGAGACTTGACTGCAGAAAACGACGACGGCTAAAGCGCATGGAGCCACCAGTCCTTAGGGCAAAGGGAAATTGAGCTTGGGTCAGACAATGAACTCAGCCGGACAGAATCTAGCTGAGCAGCTACGAAGCACTGTCTCGCTGACTCTAGGGCTGCCAATGAACAATGCTGTTTTCAACAGCTTTAGATATATCACCCGTTTCTATTGGCTTCTGGGTTTAGAAATGCTCAGTAACATTCAGAGCAAGAGCCAGTTAGCACAGTGATCAAGGAGTGAGCGTTCAATCAGCTTTTGAGCAAAACAGTACCTCTTGTTTCTCGTTGCCTTGACGCTACAGTAACGATAGTCCTCAAGTCCGATCGCAGAATTTGTCCATGACTGTAATCTCCTCCAATCTAGGTGCTAGTTCTTTGGTGCCAACCTTTACTGACTGCTTGCGATCGCCCCTCACAAAAGCACACATTCATACTCTCCAGATCAACTTGGGGAAGCGCTGTAATTTAGCCTGCAGTCACTGTCATGTCGAAGCAGGGCCGAAACGAACGGAAGAACTGACAGAGGAGGTCTGTCAACAACTGATTCAGTTAATTCAAAAACATCCAGAAATTCAAGTTATTGACTTAACAGGTGGTGCGCCGGAAATGCTCTATGGCTTTCGGCCTTTGGTAGAAGCTGCTCGTCAAGCAAACAAAACGGTGATTGTGCGATCGAACCTCACGATTTACTTTGAGCCAGGTTTTGAGGACTTACCTGAGTATTGTGCTGACAAACAGGTGCGGATTGTCGCTTCACTTCCCTGCTATTTGTCTGACAATGTTGACAAGATGCGCGGCCATGGCGTTTATGATGCTTCGATCCGAGCTTTACAAAAACTAACTGAATTGGGCTATGGCAGTCAGCCTCAGTTAGTCCTTGATCTAGTCTATAATCCGCCACTGCCAACGCAAGAAAAGCAATTCCGACTCACACCCAATCAAATCAGTCTTGAGCAAGACTATAAGACTTTCTTACAGGAAAAATTCAGCATTCAGTTTAATCATCTTTTGACAATCACTAATCTCCCAATTGGCCGAACAGGTCAGTTCCTCAAGCGACAAGATCTCTACGGAAAGTATCTACAGTTTCTCTCTGATCACTTTAATTCTGAAACTGTCGAAGGTTTAATGTGTCGCCACCAGCTTTCGGTCGATTATCAGGGCCAAATTTATGATTGCGACTTTAATCAAATGGCAGAGGTTCCTGCGCTGAATCAGCAGGGCAATCCCCTTACAGTGGCGAATTTGCTCGCCAGCGATCGCCTCGATTTAATCTCTACGATTCAAACGCGCGATTACTGCTACGGCTGCACAGCAGGTTCTGGTTCTAGCTGTGGCGGTGCTTTACTGTAAGGCAGCCTGGGTAACCAACATTGTTGGATCAACAGCCAGTGAAAAGTTGCGATCAAACAGTTTTGGTAACTTTCTGCAGAAAATCACCGAGTAGATAAAGTGATCCACAAAAGACGATCGCTTCTGGATAGGTTTGGGCAATTGCCAGTCCCTCTGCCCAATCAGCCGCCGTTGAGGCGATCGCCCCCTGCGCTGCTGCCCAAGTTTGCAATTCCTCAGACGACCAACAATCATGGTCAGGCACCGGAATGGCAATACAGCGATCGCCCGATCGCAAAAGAGTTGCCAAAACCGCTTGCGCATCCTTGGCTCGCAGCATGCCAATCAGCCAGGTGATTGATTGATTCGGTAAAAGTTGATCGACCGCTTGACGCAAAGCGATCGCCGCCTCCGGATTATGCGCCCCATCAATCAGCAGTCGCCGACCTTGATAATCCAGCCATTGCAAGCGACCGGGCCAGTCAGTATCGGCTAACCCTTGGGCGATCGCAGCATCTTGTAATCCCCAGCCCTGTTGCTGGAGCTGTCGCAAAATCGCGATCGCGATCGCCGAGTTGATTCGCTGGACATCACCAATCAGACCCGACTGATAGGTCAGTCCTTGACTCTGCCACAGTCCTGATTCGATGACTGTTGCGGGTTCGATCGCGATCATCAGTGCTTGTAATTGCTCAGCTCGATTGCGAATTACGGTTCTCGCTTCTGGTAGCAGTGGGCCTACAACCACGGGACAGCGCGATTTGATGATCCCGGCTTTTTCAGCCGCGATCGCCCCTAAGGTCGGGCCTAAAACTGCTTGATGGTCGTGACCAATGCTGGTGATCGCCGTGACGAGAGGTTGTGCAACAACATTCGTTGCATCCAAGCGTCCACCTAGCCCCGTCTCGATCACCACAATATCGAGATCACTGTCAGCGAGGACGAGCCATACCGCTGCCGTCAGCAACTCAAACGGCGTTAGGTCAATGCCATCAGCAGCAGCCAACACGGTCTGAACCGCCTCCAGCAAGCGATCGCTACTAACTTGCTGACCGTTTAGTTGCAGGCGTTCGCACCAGCTGATCAAGTGCGGCGAGGTGTAGCGCCCGACTCGATAGCCGTTCGCCCGCAAGGCCGTATCGACAAACGCACAGGTTGAGCCTTTGCCGTTGGTGCCGGCGATATGGACGATTGGTATTTGATTTTGGGGATTGCCTAGCCGCTCCAAAACGGTCAGGCTGCGATCGAGCCCCAGATCAACGCCTCGCTGAGCAAACGAACCCAGCAGGCGATCGAGTTCCGCCAGACTCATTCGCCAGCGATCGCCAACAATGCGCGTTCGGTCATCGCCAGAGCTTCATCAATTTCTGCGGCACTGACAATCAAGGGCGGCACAAAGCGCACCACTTCCGCACCGGCAGGCACCAACAGCAGACCCTGCTCAATCGCAGCTTTGACCAAAGCGATCGGCGTCACATTGGGATCATTACGCAAGACTAAGCCGTTGATCAGACCCCAGCCGCGCACGCCAGCCAACAGATTCGGGTAGCGATCCACCAGTTCTTGCAAACCCGCCCGTAACTGCTCGCCCCGTGCCTGCACATTGGCTAGTAGTTGATCGCGCTCCATCACTTGCGCGATCGCCAGACCTGCCCGACAAGCCAACGGATTACCACCAAAGGTGCTGGCATGTTCGCCAGCTTGCAGAATATTGCAGGAGGCCTTGACCAGCAGCGCCCCGATCGGCACACCGCCACCCAAGCCTTTCGCAACCGTGAAAGCGTCCGGCTCAATGCCGAGGTTTTCGTAACCCCAGAGCTGGCCCGATCGCCCCATGCCAACTTGGACTTCATCCAAAATCAACAGCATCCGCCGTTGATCGCAGAGCTGGCGCACCGCTTGGAAGTAGGCGCGATCGCCTGGATTGACACCACCTTCACCTTGCAGCGGTTCCAACAGGATTGCCGCCACTGTTTCGCCAGCAGCATCGAGTTCTGCCAAGGTCGCTTCCGGTGCCGCCAAACCGTTGTAGGGCACATAACGGAAGCCTTGAACGAGCGGTTGAAAACCCTTGTGATATTTGGGCTGACCGGTTGCAGTCACGGCTGCCAGCGTCCGACCATGGAAGCTAGCCTGAGCCGTCAGGATGATCGGATTCTCCGCTTCAAGAACCGTGTTGCCATGTTTGCGCGCCAGCTTAATTGCCGCTTCGTTAGCTTCCGCGCCGGAATTACAGAAGAAAACGCGATCGGCACAGGAGTTTGCCGTCAGCCAAGCGGCCAGTTGGCCCTGCTCGGGAATGTAATAGAGATTGGAGACGTGGTGGAGTTTGCGGATTTGATCGCTGATCGCATCTACCAACTCAGGATGGGCGTGCCCCAAGGTGCAGGTGGCAATGCCCGCCACAAAATCCAGATAGCTCCGCCCCTGCGTATCCCACACTCGGCAGCCTTCACCCCGTTCTAAGGCCAGTGGGAAGCGCCCGTAGGTCTGCATGACGCAGGCATCAAACGCATCGGTACTGAAAGGTGATGCGATCGCGGCATCTACTGCCGCCAAGACGGTTTCGGGGCTCACGCGATTAACTCCTCTGTCAGCGGCTTACAGAGCGATTGGATGATCCACTGATTATAAGGTCGGTACTCAGAGCGATGCAGAGTGCCATTCAGGAAAGCGTCTCTAGCGATCGCCTTCATCTCATGCAATCGATGCTGCCTAAGTTCTAAGAATCTTGACCGAACCTCAGCGCACAGCTCATCCAAGGAGGGCAATCACTGTGCAGGTTTAGCCTTTTATAGAGAAGGTGCAGCAGGGGTAGACAGCGCGGCCAAAACAGAAGCTGAGGGATATGCTGAAACCGCTGGAGAGGTTCTCTACGCAGACTTTGCAACAATACGTTAAATTTAGTTAAGAGACTTTCTCAGAATTCTCCGGCCCTATCGGACTCTTTAAGGATCGACGCCCATGAAATGGAACTGGCGCACCCTGGCACTCTGGACTCTGCCGATCCTGGTCATCGGCTTTTTCGTCTGGCAAGGGGGCATTGGGGCGAACCTGCAAACCAATAGCACCATCAATGCGGCCAGCACCCGCATGACCTACGGTCGCTTCTTGGAATACCTCGATGCGGGCCGAGTCACGGCAGTTGATTTTTATGAAGGCGGCCGCACGGCGATCGTCGAGGCCGTTGACCCTGACCTCGATAACCGGCTGCAACGCCTCCGCGTCGATCTGCCTGGCACGTCTCCCGATTTGATCACGCGCCTGCGCGACAGCGACATTAACTTCGACGTCCACCCACCGCGCAACGATGGCGCGATCTGGGGTCTGCTCAGCAACCTGATCTTTCCGATCCTGCTGATCGTCGGTTTGTTCTTCCTGTTCCGTCGCTCTGGCAACGTGCCGGGTGGCCCCGGTCAAGCGATGCAGTTCGGCAAATCGAAAGCCCGCTTCCAAATGGATGCCAAAACCGGCGTGCTGTTTGACGATGTCGCTGGCATCGAAGAAGCCAAGGAAGAGCTGCAAGAAGTGGTGACCTTCCTGAAAAACTCCGAGCGCTTCACCGCAGTCGGTGCCCGTATTCCTAAAGGCGTCTTGCTGGTTGGCCCTCCGGGGACGGGTAAAACCCTGTTGGCTAAAGCGATCGCGGGTGAAGCAGGTGTTCCTTTCTTCAGCATCTCCGGTTCAGAATTCGTGGAAATGTTTGTGGGTGTCGGTGCCAGCCGCGTCCGCGACCTGTTCAAGAAAGCCAAAGAAAACGCACCTTGCATCGTCTTCATCGATGAAATTGACGCCGTCGGCCGTCAGCGTGGCGCCGGTATTGGCGGTGGTAACGACGAGCGGGAACAAACCCTCAACCAGTTGTTGACCGAAATGGACGGTTTTGAGGGCAACACCGGCATTATCATCATCGCGGCCACCAACCGCCCCGATGTCTTGGATGCAGCGCTGACCCGTCCTGGCCGTTTCGATCGCCAGATCATCGTTGATGCACCGGACATCAAAGGCCGTCTGGAAATCCTCAAGGTTCACGCCCGTAACAAGAAACTGGCGGAAGATGTCTCCCTGGATGTGATCGCCCGCCGGACGCCGGGTTTCGCCGGTGCTGATTTGGCCAACCTGCTGAACGAAGCCGCAATTTTGACTGCCCGTCGACGTAAAGATGCGATCACGCTGACGGAAATTGATGACGCCGTCGATCGCGTCGTCGCCGGTATGGAAGGTACGCCGCTGGTCGATGGCAAGAGCAAGCGCTTGATTGCTTACCACGAGGTGGGTCACGCGATCGTGGGCACCTTGGTCAAAGACCATGACCCGGTTCAGAAAGTGACGCTGATTCCTCGCGGCCAAGCTCAAGGTCTGACCTGGTTCGCGCCGGATGAAGAGCAAGGCTTGACCTCGCGGGCGCAAATTCTGGCTCGGATTAAAGGCGCCCTCGGCGGCCGGGCTGCGGAAGATGTGATCTTTGGCCATGACGAGGTGACCACCGGTGCAGGCAATGACTTGCAACAGGTGACGGGCATGGCGCGTCAGATGGTGACTCGCTTTGGCATGTCGGATCTGGGGCCGCTGTCGCTGGAAGGTCAAAGTCAAGAGGTGTTCTTGGGCCGCGATCTGATGACGCGATCGGAATACTCGGAGCGGATTGCCATCCGCATTGATGCCCAGGTTCATGACATCGTCGACCACTGCTACCAAGAAACGCTGCAGTTGATTCGCGACAACCGCATCGTGATCGATCGCCTCGTCGATCTGCTGATTGAAAAAGAAACGATCGACGGCGATGAATTCCGTCAGATTGTGGCTGAGTACTGCCAAGTCCCTGAGAAAGAACGATTTGTGCCTCAGCTGATCTAGCGCACTAGATTAGGGCCTCAACTGACCGCTGCTGGACTTCGGAAAGGCAGCGGTTTTTCTTGGGTCCTTGTTTAGTGGGAGAAAGCAGTTCTGGCGACTAGATGAGAACCGCGATCGCAGGTTGCCTAACGAAGGGTGTCACTTTCCGT
Protein-coding regions in this window:
- a CDS encoding carbohydrate ABC transporter permease gives rise to the protein MTHPPRWLTIPALLTITGVFAYPLLRAAWLSLQALNLNTQLQPVFIGLANYQRLWGDSRFWGDLFNTTVFTVTSVSLELVLGLAIALLLHQPSRWRGPLRTIALLPWVLPTAVMALGWAWIFNDPYGVWNDWLQQLGWIAAPINWLGNPRWAWLTLVAADVWKTTPFVAILLLAGRQAIPEDLYEAHCLEGATAWQSFWQITLPLLRPQLAIALLFRSAQAFGLFDLVKVMTGGGPANSTETLALYAYTTALRYLDFGYGATLAIVTAAILAAGLGLIWGLGRSRSTPSGGL
- a CDS encoding carbohydrate ABC transporter permease is translated as MKPRFRWAIAALALSLFSLAPILWQLLTSIKVNADIAAIPTIYWPRQWTVEHYQALWQQTPAFGRYLLNSAVVSAIATLAALLIGTPCAYAIARRRDRSSQVLVGSLLLVTLFPYVLLFQGLLEVVRWLQWGNNYAALVVPYTALNLPLVILLLRSFFEQLPPELEEAAQIDGLSLGQRLWLILVPLTAPALVTAGILAFIFSWNEYVLALSFISQQALKTVPIAVAEIGGISIFDVPYGDIAAATVVATLPLIGLVLVAQRRILEGLTAGAVKG
- a CDS encoding ABC transporter ATP-binding protein, whose product is MASFALELRQLRKAYSPSVVPVANLSLQLQPGEFLTLLGPSGCGKSTTLRLIAGLDQPTSGSIWLGDREITTLPPGDRDMAMVFQSYALYPHLNVRQNLTLGLQIRRTSAAEIEQRLQQVAHNLELDHLLDRRPAQLSGGQRQRVALGRALVRQPSVFLLDEPLSNLDALLREQVRAQMKALFSQQASPVVYVTHDQTEALSLSHRIAILNGGHLQQLDSPDRIYQAPANAFVAGFIGSPRMNLLPLPIHSGQAWLGSRALPIPSHLAARSQVLWGLRPEHLKLATPEVERAIPVQLHLTENLGMQRLLTVAIAANPEVRLRLLMPSDQPIPTDLQVTFEPESQHWFCPSTGDRL
- a CDS encoding flavin monoamine oxidase family protein — protein: MRFSRRRFLQSSLGAAATTGLAGTLAAGGQAQTRSTPVRKRSVLVLGAGMAGLTAALSLLRRGHQVTVIEYQNRIGGRLLSVPLKGGQFSEAGGGHFRANMPYVLSYIRHFKLPLLTLNDGLPRYLFDGKTADAADLSRWPWDLAPQERRVSVASLLNTYLILNGLDTDTVLDANWPDAQAIQQLDNLTLSQLIRQVGGSEAFIQLLDAHGGTFTSSSPALGVIPDLAYHFGDQNLFRIQGGNDRLPKAMAAAIGSERFILDAPVVAIDQQANRATVTVKDGRTFQGDAIISTIPFTVLPEVAVRPGWSAGKRRMFAEMEWEQTVKVIAQTRSPVWLAQNVHGWPMAGSDRPWERVIDITGNEGGGYGNTFFYLNGRNKDAMLARPKSERAQAIVDQFRSDLPDLFDEVVTLADFAWGEQPWIRGSFGGPPLGGAWMIREWTTPEGLIHFAGDFTTMKSGWVEGAIESGLRAARQIDPGAQPEADTFLRQEQRCN
- the arsS gene encoding arsenosugar biosynthesis radical SAM (seleno)protein ArsS (Some members of this family are selenoproteins.); protein product: MTVISSNLGASSLVPTFTDCLRSPLTKAHIHTLQINLGKRCNLACSHCHVEAGPKRTEELTEEVCQQLIQLIQKHPEIQVIDLTGGAPEMLYGFRPLVEAARQANKTVIVRSNLTIYFEPGFEDLPEYCADKQVRIVASLPCYLSDNVDKMRGHGVYDASIRALQKLTELGYGSQPQLVLDLVYNPPLPTQEKQFRLTPNQISLEQDYKTFLQEKFSIQFNHLLTITNLPIGRTGQFLKRQDLYGKYLQFLSDHFNSETVEGLMCRHQLSVDYQGQIYDCDFNQMAEVPALNQQGNPLTVANLLASDRLDLISTIQTRDYCYGCTAGSGSSCGGALL
- a CDS encoding bifunctional folylpolyglutamate synthase/dihydrofolate synthase, producing MSLAELDRLLGSFAQRGVDLGLDRSLTVLERLGNPQNQIPIVHIAGTNGKGSTCAFVDTALRANGYRVGRYTSPHLISWCERLQLNGQQVSSDRLLEAVQTVLAAADGIDLTPFELLTAAVWLVLADSDLDIVVIETGLGGRLDATNVVAQPLVTAITSIGHDHQAVLGPTLGAIAAEKAGIIKSRCPVVVGPLLPEARTVIRNRAEQLQALMIAIEPATVIESGLWQSQGLTYQSGLIGDVQRINSAIAIAILRQLQQQGWGLQDAAIAQGLADTDWPGRLQWLDYQGRRLLIDGAHNPEAAIALRQAVDQLLPNQSITWLIGMLRAKDAQAVLATLLRSGDRCIAIPVPDHDCWSSEELQTWAAAQGAIASTAADWAEGLAIAQTYPEAIVFCGSLYLLGDFLQKVTKTV
- a CDS encoding aspartate aminotransferase family protein; the protein is MSPETVLAAVDAAIASPFSTDAFDACVMQTYGRFPLALERGEGCRVWDTQGRSYLDFVAGIATCTLGHAHPELVDAISDQIRKLHHVSNLYYIPEQGQLAAWLTANSCADRVFFCNSGAEANEAAIKLARKHGNTVLEAENPIILTAQASFHGRTLAAVTATGQPKYHKGFQPLVQGFRYVPYNGLAAPEATLAELDAAGETVAAILLEPLQGEGGVNPGDRAYFQAVRQLCDQRRMLLILDEVQVGMGRSGQLWGYENLGIEPDAFTVAKGLGGGVPIGALLVKASCNILQAGEHASTFGGNPLACRAGLAIAQVMERDQLLANVQARGEQLRAGLQELVDRYPNLLAGVRGWGLINGLVLRNDPNVTPIALVKAAIEQGLLLVPAGAEVVRFVPPLIVSAAEIDEALAMTERALLAIAGE
- the ftsH2 gene encoding ATP-dependent zinc metalloprotease FtsH2 is translated as MKWNWRTLALWTLPILVIGFFVWQGGIGANLQTNSTINAASTRMTYGRFLEYLDAGRVTAVDFYEGGRTAIVEAVDPDLDNRLQRLRVDLPGTSPDLITRLRDSDINFDVHPPRNDGAIWGLLSNLIFPILLIVGLFFLFRRSGNVPGGPGQAMQFGKSKARFQMDAKTGVLFDDVAGIEEAKEELQEVVTFLKNSERFTAVGARIPKGVLLVGPPGTGKTLLAKAIAGEAGVPFFSISGSEFVEMFVGVGASRVRDLFKKAKENAPCIVFIDEIDAVGRQRGAGIGGGNDEREQTLNQLLTEMDGFEGNTGIIIIAATNRPDVLDAALTRPGRFDRQIIVDAPDIKGRLEILKVHARNKKLAEDVSLDVIARRTPGFAGADLANLLNEAAILTARRRKDAITLTEIDDAVDRVVAGMEGTPLVDGKSKRLIAYHEVGHAIVGTLVKDHDPVQKVTLIPRGQAQGLTWFAPDEEQGLTSRAQILARIKGALGGRAAEDVIFGHDEVTTGAGNDLQQVTGMARQMVTRFGMSDLGPLSLEGQSQEVFLGRDLMTRSEYSERIAIRIDAQVHDIVDHCYQETLQLIRDNRIVIDRLVDLLIEKETIDGDEFRQIVAEYCQVPEKERFVPQLI